The Pseudomonadota bacterium region CGCCAGGACCACCGCCACACCGCCGTGCGCGAGGCCCTCGGCCAGGACCCGGACCGAGACGGTCTTACCGGTGCCGGTGGCACCGGCGATGAGCCCATGGCGATTGGCCATGGCGTAGAGCAGGTGCTGGGGCGTCGTGCCCTTACCGACGAGGATCCCTCTGGTTTCGTGCATCGCGATTACCTCCGATTGGCCTGGGGGGCGCCATTGTATCCATACCTAACGTACGCCGACAAAACCGTCAGCCCCCGGCCCGCCGGACCACATCCTCCAGCTCCGCCATCCGTGCCTCGATCGATTCCACGAGCCGGAGCTGGACCCGGCAACGCTCCAGGTTGTGGTGCTCGCGATCGGTTCTGAAATAGACATCGCCCAGCAAATAATCGCTCAAAAACCTGAGCCCCGTTTCCAATGCGACGATCTGGCCCGCGAACCCGAGATGATCGCGCTCGCCCGGAGTGAGGCATCCGCCGGTCCCGGCGAGATAACCGGCGACCAGGGCCGCAAACAGCGGGATCTCGATCCCGACCGTGTCGAGATCCGTGGTGTCTTCCGCGGCCCGGTGCGCGGCACTGCGCACCAGATCGCCGAAGTCATACAGGGAAAGACCCGGCATCACGGTATCGAGGTCCACGACGCACAGGGCCGCGCCACTCTTTTCATCGAACAGCACGTTATCGAGCTTGGTGTCGTTGTGCGTCACGCGCCACGGGATCTGCCCTTCCCGAACCAACCGCCACGGTATTTCAGCGAGCGCACGCCGCGCGCGGGCAAAGGCGATCTCCGGCCCGGCCTGCCGAGCTCGCCCGTGCGGATCGGCCCCGAGCGCGCGCTCGAATTCCACGTAACGGGTAGGTGTGTGGTGAAAGGCCGGGAGGGTCTCGGTGAGGCGCTCGGGCGGCAGATCGGCGAGGTCGCGCGCGAACTCGCCGAAGGCGCGCG contains the following coding sequences:
- a CDS encoding aminoglycoside phosphotransferase family protein; this encodes MPTFDFAAISQAFSMEGEYRDARPHGNGHIHHTFLFTCDADGRRYLVQRINERVFPDPERVMQNISIVTRHLHTTLAARGVADRARRVLTPVQSREDRLLHRDASGCWRAFDFIEGTHGFDRATGASMAYEAARAFGEFARDLADLPPERLTETLPAFHHTPTRYVEFERALGADPHGRARQAGPEIAFARARRALAEIPWRLVREGQIPWRVTHNDTKLDNVLFDEKSGAALCVVDLDTVMPGLSLYDFGDLVRSAAHRAAEDTTDLDTVGIEIPLFAALVAGYLAGTGGCLTPGERDHLGFAGQIVALETGLRFLSDYLLGDVYFRTDREHHNLERCRVQLRLVESIEARMAELEDVVRRAGG